A part of Liolophura sinensis isolate JHLJ2023 chromosome 1, CUHK_Ljap_v2, whole genome shotgun sequence genomic DNA contains:
- the LOC135473026 gene encoding probable G-protein coupled receptor No9: MESESTGHFDNISLLFNRTKLESRAFGSVLVAICITTLFGNGLVIAALVKSWHNTVTKPGNYLALHLALADVLNGLLTMTLCCVSFFATEWLFGDTMCKVSGFLLIFFTTSSNSFLSMISLNRYYRVKNPSVRGSTLRRRAFFMTMLCWVSGLVTGMASASGHARIVFIPGFDVNCMVVWDTSAKGLINMAFICSLLFCVPFCVMTVTYVQIFGLVRGRTATVEPDARVSRIARAESISVPANSSQPHRRNTLNVIQQFLTTRAEMKTAATLSMVLGLFAICWIPVMVVHALRTFKVESLSAAVQSVAILLMYLSSACNPVIYSLRNTSFRAEITDMFSRWRSQSHKTSNRPTV; this comes from the exons ATGGAATCTGAATCGACTGGGCACTTTGATAACATTTCTCTGCTGTTTAACAGAACAAAGCTAGAGAGCCGTGCGTTCGGCTCAGTGCTGGTGGCCATCTGTATAACGACACTATTTGGAAATGGTCTGGTCATAGCCGCTTTGGTAAAGTCTTGGCACAACACCGTCACAAAGCCCGGTAACTACCTGGCTCTTCATCTGGCTCTGGCTGATGTCCTGAATGGTCTGTTAACAATGACCCTATGCTGCGTATCCTTCTTCGCCACGGAATGGTTGTTTGGAGACACCATGTGCAAGGTATCCGGCTTCTTGCTCATCTTCTTCACCACTTCGTCTAACAGTTTCCTTAGCATGATATCTCTGAACAGATATTACAGAGTGAAGAACCCTAGTGTTCGCGGGTCTACCTTACGGCGGAGAGCCTTCTTCATGACCATGCTGTGCTGGGTCAGTGGATTGGTCACAGGAATGGCTTCGGCAAGCGGCCATGCACGCATTGTCTTCATCCCAGGTTTTGACGTCAACTGCATGGTCGTCTGGGACACCTCCGCCAAAGGGCTCATCAACATGGCATTCATTTGCTCTCTCTTGTTCTGCGTTCCCTTCTGTGTAATGACAGTCACCTATGTCCAGATATTTGGTTTGGTACGAGGTCGTACGGCCACTGTGGAGCCAGATGCACGTGTCTCCAGGATTGCCCGTGCGGAATCCATATCCGTGCCCGCCAACTCTTCCCAGCCTCATCGAAGGAATACGCTGAACGTCATTCAACAGTTTTT GACTACGCGTGCTGAGATGAAGACCGCCGCCACTCTCTCCATGGTACTGGGATTGTTCGCCATCTGCTGGATCCCCGTCATGGTCGTGCATGCTCTGAGAACGTTTAAGGTAGAGTCGCTGTCAGCAGCCGTCCAATCCGTGGCCATCCTCCTTATGTACCTGAGCTCTGCCTGTAATCCTGTCATCTACTCGCTGAGGAACACCTCCTTCCGCGCAGAGATAACCGACATGTTTAGCCGATGGCGTTCCCAATCACACAAGACAAGCAACAGGCCAACAGTTTGA